Proteins encoded in a region of the Vitis riparia cultivar Riparia Gloire de Montpellier isolate 1030 chromosome 7, EGFV_Vit.rip_1.0, whole genome shotgun sequence genome:
- the LOC117919148 gene encoding protein ELC-like: protein MVPPSPIRFIETALSCTGPFAVSYTDPDQKWLIRKHLISLIQNFPNLSPSVDPFFHDNGSTVNLLNVRGYLHVSQSTPPIPINIWLHENYPFMAPLVFVSSDPTSPIHGNHPFVDSSGATASPYLIYWNHPHSNLSDFVHNLVKLFSHDHPFVYLPASSFTHPSLVSKQEALDRLAGRLHYDIAAIRAKTAEEIEELSALQGEMVKRVGIATSIVMGLDHEKKKLKRRVKELTDEADMLMNWVTFNDPKNVMAVTGEDRMEDVIEAADEKSEVVLDQLARDNAMEDLMYELDKAVEQGVVTLQAYIKEVRATAREQFFYRAMLLHGFIELKG from the coding sequence ATGGTACCACCATCTCCGATTCGATTTATTGAAACTGCTCTTTCCTGCACTGGCCCTTTTGCTGTGTCCTACACCGACCCTGATCAGAAATGGCTCATTAGAAAACACCTCATTTCCTTGATTCAGAATTTCCCCAACCTAAGCCCTTCTGTTGATCCATTTTTTCATGATAATGGCTCCACTGTCAACCTGCTGAATGTAAGGGGCTATCTCCATGTGTCTCAGTCCACACCTCCTATCCCCATTAATATTTGGCTCCATGAAAACTACCCTTTTATGGCTCCACTTGTGTTTGTCTCATCAGATCCCACCTCCCCAATCCATGGCAACCATCCTTTTGTGGATTCTTCCGGTGCCACCGCCTCCCCTTACCTCATATACTGGAACCACCCTCATTCCAATCTCTCTGATTTTGTCCATAACCTTGTCAAGCTCTTCTCCCATGACCACCCTTTTGTGTATTTGCCAGCTTCAAGCTTCACCCACCCCTCACTTGTATCCAAACAGGAAGCTCTTGACAGGCTTGCCGGGCGCCTGCACTACGACATAGCGGCAATCAGGGCTAAAACAGCAGAAGAAATCGAGGAGCTGTCAGCCCTGCAAGGGGAAATGGTGAAGAGAGTTGGGATTGCTACAAGTATAGTGATGGGGCTTGATCATGAGAAGAAGAAGCTGAAAAGGAGGGTGAAGGAGCTGACAGACGAGGCGGATATGCTTATGAATTGGGTAACTTTTAATGATCCAAAGAATGTTATGGCTGTTACCGGGGAAGATCGAATGGAGGATGTGATTGAAGCGGCGGATGAGAAGTCGGAAGTGGTGCTTGATCAATTGGCTAGGGATAATGCCATGGAAGACTTGATGTATGAGTTGGACAAGGCTGTTGAACAGGGGGTGGTGACCCTTCAAGCCTACATAAAAGAAGTGAGAGCCACTGCAAGGGAGCAGTTCTTCTACAGGGCCATGCTACTCCATGGCTTCATTGAATTGAAGGGCTAG
- the LOC117919149 gene encoding 3-ketoacyl-CoA synthase 11-like, giving the protein MGNDPQKLIFNCTFRMGGAAVLLSNRPFDRRSSKYQLIHTIHNNTAGSDRSYNCIIEEEDHEDHVGFTCTKDLLVVATNTIISNLTATGPLILPASEQLLCLANHLIRCFHVANILPYVPKFQHAVDHFFPHVGGKPVLDEVERNLRVSGKQMEASRMTLYRFGNLSGSSVWYELSYAEAKARVKKGDRVWQIAYGSAGFKCSSVIWKAMRTVDREEKMNPWRDVIDQFPVVDPQSAGTFPFYFEPSK; this is encoded by the coding sequence ATGGGCAATGATCCTCAAAAGCTCATATTCAACTGCACATTTCGCATGGGCGGCGCCGCTGTCCTCCTCTCCAACCGGCCCTTTGACCGCCGCTCCTCCAAGTACCAACTCATCCACACCATCCATAACAATACAGCAGGCTCTGATCGCTCATACAACTGCATCATCGAAGAAGAGGACCACGAGGACCACGTGGGTTTCACGTGCACCAAAGACCTCCTGGTCGTGGCAACCAACACCATTATATCCAACCTCACCGCAACGGGCCCCCTAATCCTTCCCGCATCGGAACAGCTCCTCTGTCTCGCAAATCATCTAATCAGGTGTTTCCACGTGGCAAACATCTTGCCGTACGTGCCAAAATTCCAGCATGCGGTGGATCATTTTTTCCCTCACGTGGGTGGAAAACCGGTGCTGGACGAAGTGGAGAGAAACTTGAGAGTAAGTGGAAAACAAATGGAAGCTTCTAGAATGACACTGTACAGATTTGGGAATTTATCCGGTAGTTCAGTGTGGTATGAACTCTCCTATGCTGAGGCCAAGGCTAGGGTCAAAAAGGGTGATCGCGTGTGGCAGATTGCATATGGGTCTGCTGGGTTCAAGTGCAGTAGTGTGATCTGGAAGGCGATGAGGACCGTTGATCGTGAGGAAAAGATGAATCCTTGGAGGGATGTGATTGATCAGTTTCCAGTCGTTGACCCACAGAGCGCAGGAACATTTCCCTTCTATTTTGAGCCATCCAAATGA